One region of Dysidea avara chromosome 1, odDysAvar1.4, whole genome shotgun sequence genomic DNA includes:
- the LOC136255067 gene encoding zinc finger protein 431-like isoform X3 yields MMTLNLMMKASLMVLVIRLSRVMMMMTMMIIMAVTMTMMILTSKVSVMMMILMLRLQVDHSQVDEHHNGIIGRNNDHDNDGDDKDDIIFCEDCHAPYHGDCPVHGPLIPLDESRGWDQDSKSFTSVPVPLQVTVKMSSIMNAGKGVFAKEFIPRRTRIGPYKGEVVQKEDITDKTDTSYFWEDSQTTVTVLHYLLVTKNGSESYYIDAKNEKHSNWLRFINCARNESEQNLLSFQYKGNIYCYTIKSIPPGTELLVWYGEDYVKQQRLTVDHMFAPNFTCVYCRRQFIEKCNFVLHLKYSPVCRNANPALFKCGKCSEAFTTLINLQQHIRKHEENYYLISTGTQVVKHSSTSNALMKANLKASKKANLRASTKANSKASIKRASTKANLKASTKSNLRASTKANSKASTKVNLKASTKVNSKASANARKGVQKCEKKSPGSGVKEYICQYCSKKFVRKGSLRSHVRIHTGEKPYQCPYCDKTFAVTSNLHSHLIFHTGERSHQCSHCDKAFAHSSTLRSHIRTHTGEKPFVCKYCSKGFAQGSSLQSHLRTHTGEKPYQCKYCSKAFALRSNQSKHLRTHTGEKPYKCPLCNKAFTISTTLQIHLHSHTNKKSYQCEYCGKTFTQSIWLRLHVRTHTKDKRYSCPYCTIAFTDKSDLQTHLLTHGVKRHVCHVCGKRLSGTTSLKSHIRSHTGEKPFHCKVCGKAFSLNNSLKVHLRTHTGEKPFSCPYCIKKFAIKGNLQKHVRIHTGEKPYPCDLCGKAFAEKRYLKRHLEKHVDPKKQSKAKLYRNAGQKFIEKKSLMKLLKNRKKLSRAQLYRNAAKQVK; encoded by the exons ATGATGACATTGAATTTGATGATGAAGGCATCACTAATGGTGTTAGTAATAAGATTGTCAagggtgatgatgatgatgacgatgatgattATCATGGCAGTAACCATGACGATGATGATATTGACGTCGAAGGTgtcagtgatgatgatgatattgaTGTTGAGACt TCAAGTTGATCATAGTCAAGTTGATGAGCATCATAATGGTATTATTGGCCGTAATAATGATCATGATAATGATGGTGATGACAAGGATGATATTATCT tttgtgAGGATTGCCATGCACCTTATCATGGTGACTGTCCAGTACATGGTCCTCTAATACCATTGGATGAATCCCGGGGGTGGGACCAAGACTCAAAATCCTTTACCAGTGTACCAGTACCACTACAAGTTACAGTGAAGATGTCCTCCATTATGAATGCTGGCAAGGGAGTGTTTGCCAAAGAGTTTATACCCAGAAGGACTAGGATTGGTCCCTACAAGGGAGAAGTGGTACAGAAAGAAGATATAACTGATAAAACTGATACAAGTTACTTCTGGGAA GACAGTCAGACAACTGTTACAGTACTACATTACTTACTG GTTACAAAGAATGGTTCTGAGTCATACTACATTGATGCCAAGAATGAGAAGCATTCTAACTGGTTGAGATTTATCAATTGTGCTAGAAATGAATCTGAGCAGAACTTGCTATCATTTCAATACAAAGGAAACATTTACTGCTACACCATCAAGAGTATCCCACCAGGCACAGAACTATTAGTATGGTATGGTGAGGATTATGTGAAACAACAGAGATTGACTGTGGACCACATGTTTG CTCCCAACTTTACATGTGTTTACTGCCGAAGACAGTTCATTGAAAAATGCAACTTTGTCCTTCACTTGAAGTACAGTCCAGTGTGTCGCAATGCTAATCCAGCACTGTTCAAATGTGGAAAATGTAGTGAGGCATTTACTACACTGATCAACCTTCAACAACACATCAGGAAACACGAAGAAAATTACTACTTAATATCTACTGGTACACAAGTTGTTAAGCACTCTTCAACTTCAAACGCATTAATGAAAGCTAATCTGAAAGCATCAAAGAAAGCTAATTTGAGAGCTTCAACAAAAGCTAATTCGAAGGCATCGATAAAGAGAGCTTCAACAAAAGCCAATTTGAAAGCATCAACAAAATCTAATTTGAGAGCTTCAACAAAAGCTAACTCGAAAGCATCAACAAAAGTTAATTTGAAAGCATCAACAAAAGTGAATTCAAAGGCATCAGCAAATGCTAGGAAAGGTGTGCAGAAATGTGAAAAGAAATCCCCAGGTTCTGGAGTGAAAGAATACATTTGTCAATACTGTAGTAAGAAATTTGTGCGAAAAGGCAGCCTACGATCACATGTAAGGATTCATACTGGGGAGAAGCCATACCAGTGTCCGTATTGTGATAAAACTTTTGCAGTAACCAGTAACTTACACTCTCATTTGATATTTCATACCGGAGAAAGATCCCATCAGTGCTCACATTGTGATAAGGCGTTTGCCCATAGTAGTACTCTGAGGTCACATATAAGAACTCATACTGGAGAGAAGCCTTTTGTATGTAAATATTGTTCAAAGGGATTTGCCCAAGGTAGTTCTTTGCAGTCTCATTTACGAACTCATACCGGAGAAAAGCCTTACCAATGTAAATATTGCAGCAAGGCGTTTGCATTACGTTCAAATCAGTCAAAACATTTAAGGACTCACACTggagagaagccatacaaatgccCTCTGTGTAATAAGGCTTTTACAATAAGCACTACACTTCAAATTCATTTACATTCCCACACCAACAAAAAGAGTTATCAATGTGAATATTGTGGTAAAACTTTTACTCAAAGTATTTGGTTGAGATTACATGTAAGGACTCATACTAAAGATAAGCGTTATTCATGTCCCTACTGTACAATCGCATTTACAGATAAAAGTGATCTACAAACACATTTACTGACTCATGGTGTAAAACGTCATGTCTGCCACGTGTGTGGCAAAAGACTTTCAGGTACTACTAGCTTAAAATCACATATAAGAAGTCATACGGGAGAAAAACCATTCCATTGCAAGGTTTGTGGTAAAGCATTTTCACTGAACAATTCTCTAAAAGTGCATTTAAGAACTCATACTGGAGAGAAACCTTTCTCATGTCCATATTGTATTAAAAAATTTGCAATTAAAGGTAATTTACAGAAACATGTTAGGATTCATACTGGAGAGAAGCCTTATCCATGTGACCTGTGTGGTAAAGCATTTGCAGAGAAAAGATATTTGAAAAGACATTTAGAAAAACATGTTGACCCTAAAAAGCAATCAAAAGCAAAACTGTACAGAAATGCTGGCCAAAAGTTTATAGAGAAAAAATCTTTGATGAAGCTTTTAAAAAATCGTAAAAAGCTATCAAGAGCACAACTGTACAGAAATGCTGCTAAACAAGTCAAGTAG
- the LOC136255067 gene encoding zinc finger protein 709-like isoform X2, protein MLGRAQNTGTRKRTRERFDINSVTAPAMKKFRRCKETKRGAIIYKDWSPSVVVRRLPASSVEGRCCGKITVEDKRKPQMNTAPKKKCVNPLTSVTSKPQHTSGPLSSGNQKDVVSEITSPVQGPTVDTNHRKSTRLAKMIPNYYGDLVILDDDIEFDDEGITNGVSNKIVKGDDDDDDDDYHGSNHDDDDIDVEGVSDDDDIDVETVSDDDDVETVSDHGNVDHSQVDHSQVDEHHNGIIGRNNDHDNDGDDKDDIIFCEDCHAPYHGDCPVHGPLIPLDESRGWDQDSKSFTSVPVPLQVTVKMSSIMNAGKGVFAKEFIPRRTRIGPYKGEVVQKEDITDKTDTSYFWEVTKNGSESYYIDAKNEKHSNWLRFINCARNESEQNLLSFQYKGNIYCYTIKSIPPGTELLVWYGEDYVKQQRLTVDHMFAPNFTCVYCRRQFIEKCNFVLHLKYSPVCRNANPALFKCGKCSEAFTTLINLQQHIRKHEENYYLISTGTQVVKHSSTSNALMKANLKASKKANLRASTKANSKASIKRASTKANLKASTKSNLRASTKANSKASTKVNLKASTKVNSKASANARKGVQKCEKKSPGSGVKEYICQYCSKKFVRKGSLRSHVRIHTGEKPYQCPYCDKTFAVTSNLHSHLIFHTGERSHQCSHCDKAFAHSSTLRSHIRTHTGEKPFVCKYCSKGFAQGSSLQSHLRTHTGEKPYQCKYCSKAFALRSNQSKHLRTHTGEKPYKCPLCNKAFTISTTLQIHLHSHTNKKSYQCEYCGKTFTQSIWLRLHVRTHTKDKRYSCPYCTIAFTDKSDLQTHLLTHGVKRHVCHVCGKRLSGTTSLKSHIRSHTGEKPFHCKVCGKAFSLNNSLKVHLRTHTGEKPFSCPYCIKKFAIKGNLQKHVRIHTGEKPYPCDLCGKAFAEKRYLKRHLEKHVDPKKQSKAKLYRNAGQKFIEKKSLMKLLKNRKKLSRAQLYRNAAKQVK, encoded by the exons ATGCTAGGCAGAGCGCAGAATACCGGTACAAGGAAGAGAACGCGTGAACGCTTTG ATATCAATTCTGTTACTGCTCCTGCAATGAAGAAGTTTAGAAGATGCAAGGAGACAAAACGTGGAGCAATCATCTACAAGGACTGGTCACCTTCTGTAGTTGTCAGAAGACTACCAG CTTCCTCAGTTGAGGGCAGGTGTTGTGGAAAGATTACTGTTGAG GATAAGAGAAAGCCACAAATGAATACAGCACCCAAGAAGAAATGTGTGAACCCTTTAACTTCTGTGACTAGTAAACCGCAGCATACATCTGGACCGTTGTCAAGTGGTAACCAGAAAGACGTGGTCagtgaaataacatcaccagtACAAGGACCAACTGTAGATACTAA CCATAGAAAGTCCACACGATTGGCTAAAATGATTCCTAACTACTACGGTGACCTGGTGATATTGGATGATGACATTGAATTTGATGATGAAGGCATCACTAATGGTGTTAGTAATAAGATTGTCAagggtgatgatgatgatgacgatgatgattATCATGGCAGTAACCATGACGATGATGATATTGACGTCGAAGGTgtcagtgatgatgatgatattgaTGTTGAGACtgttagtgatgatgatgatgttgagACTGTTAGTGATCATGGTAATGTTGATCATAGTCAAGTTGATCATAGTCAAGTTGATGAGCATCATAATGGTATTATTGGCCGTAATAATGATCATGATAATGATGGTGATGACAAGGATGATATTATCT tttgtgAGGATTGCCATGCACCTTATCATGGTGACTGTCCAGTACATGGTCCTCTAATACCATTGGATGAATCCCGGGGGTGGGACCAAGACTCAAAATCCTTTACCAGTGTACCAGTACCACTACAAGTTACAGTGAAGATGTCCTCCATTATGAATGCTGGCAAGGGAGTGTTTGCCAAAGAGTTTATACCCAGAAGGACTAGGATTGGTCCCTACAAGGGAGAAGTGGTACAGAAAGAAGATATAACTGATAAAACTGATACAAGTTACTTCTGGGAA GTTACAAAGAATGGTTCTGAGTCATACTACATTGATGCCAAGAATGAGAAGCATTCTAACTGGTTGAGATTTATCAATTGTGCTAGAAATGAATCTGAGCAGAACTTGCTATCATTTCAATACAAAGGAAACATTTACTGCTACACCATCAAGAGTATCCCACCAGGCACAGAACTATTAGTATGGTATGGTGAGGATTATGTGAAACAACAGAGATTGACTGTGGACCACATGTTTG CTCCCAACTTTACATGTGTTTACTGCCGAAGACAGTTCATTGAAAAATGCAACTTTGTCCTTCACTTGAAGTACAGTCCAGTGTGTCGCAATGCTAATCCAGCACTGTTCAAATGTGGAAAATGTAGTGAGGCATTTACTACACTGATCAACCTTCAACAACACATCAGGAAACACGAAGAAAATTACTACTTAATATCTACTGGTACACAAGTTGTTAAGCACTCTTCAACTTCAAACGCATTAATGAAAGCTAATCTGAAAGCATCAAAGAAAGCTAATTTGAGAGCTTCAACAAAAGCTAATTCGAAGGCATCGATAAAGAGAGCTTCAACAAAAGCCAATTTGAAAGCATCAACAAAATCTAATTTGAGAGCTTCAACAAAAGCTAACTCGAAAGCATCAACAAAAGTTAATTTGAAAGCATCAACAAAAGTGAATTCAAAGGCATCAGCAAATGCTAGGAAAGGTGTGCAGAAATGTGAAAAGAAATCCCCAGGTTCTGGAGTGAAAGAATACATTTGTCAATACTGTAGTAAGAAATTTGTGCGAAAAGGCAGCCTACGATCACATGTAAGGATTCATACTGGGGAGAAGCCATACCAGTGTCCGTATTGTGATAAAACTTTTGCAGTAACCAGTAACTTACACTCTCATTTGATATTTCATACCGGAGAAAGATCCCATCAGTGCTCACATTGTGATAAGGCGTTTGCCCATAGTAGTACTCTGAGGTCACATATAAGAACTCATACTGGAGAGAAGCCTTTTGTATGTAAATATTGTTCAAAGGGATTTGCCCAAGGTAGTTCTTTGCAGTCTCATTTACGAACTCATACCGGAGAAAAGCCTTACCAATGTAAATATTGCAGCAAGGCGTTTGCATTACGTTCAAATCAGTCAAAACATTTAAGGACTCACACTggagagaagccatacaaatgccCTCTGTGTAATAAGGCTTTTACAATAAGCACTACACTTCAAATTCATTTACATTCCCACACCAACAAAAAGAGTTATCAATGTGAATATTGTGGTAAAACTTTTACTCAAAGTATTTGGTTGAGATTACATGTAAGGACTCATACTAAAGATAAGCGTTATTCATGTCCCTACTGTACAATCGCATTTACAGATAAAAGTGATCTACAAACACATTTACTGACTCATGGTGTAAAACGTCATGTCTGCCACGTGTGTGGCAAAAGACTTTCAGGTACTACTAGCTTAAAATCACATATAAGAAGTCATACGGGAGAAAAACCATTCCATTGCAAGGTTTGTGGTAAAGCATTTTCACTGAACAATTCTCTAAAAGTGCATTTAAGAACTCATACTGGAGAGAAACCTTTCTCATGTCCATATTGTATTAAAAAATTTGCAATTAAAGGTAATTTACAGAAACATGTTAGGATTCATACTGGAGAGAAGCCTTATCCATGTGACCTGTGTGGTAAAGCATTTGCAGAGAAAAGATATTTGAAAAGACATTTAGAAAAACATGTTGACCCTAAAAAGCAATCAAAAGCAAAACTGTACAGAAATGCTGGCCAAAAGTTTATAGAGAAAAAATCTTTGATGAAGCTTTTAAAAAATCGTAAAAAGCTATCAAGAGCACAACTGTACAGAAATGCTGCTAAACAAGTCAAGTAG
- the LOC136255067 gene encoding zinc finger protein 569-like isoform X1 — translation MLGRAQNTGTRKRTRERFDINSVTAPAMKKFRRCKETKRGAIIYKDWSPSVVVRRLPASSVEGRCCGKITVEDKRKPQMNTAPKKKCVNPLTSVTSKPQHTSGPLSSGNQKDVVSEITSPVQGPTVDTNHRKSTRLAKMIPNYYGDLVILDDDIEFDDEGITNGVSNKIVKGDDDDDDDDYHGSNHDDDDIDVEGVSDDDDIDVETVSDDDDVETVSDHGNVDHSQVDHSQVDEHHNGIIGRNNDHDNDGDDKDDIIFCEDCHAPYHGDCPVHGPLIPLDESRGWDQDSKSFTSVPVPLQVTVKMSSIMNAGKGVFAKEFIPRRTRIGPYKGEVVQKEDITDKTDTSYFWEDSQTTVTVLHYLLVTKNGSESYYIDAKNEKHSNWLRFINCARNESEQNLLSFQYKGNIYCYTIKSIPPGTELLVWYGEDYVKQQRLTVDHMFAPNFTCVYCRRQFIEKCNFVLHLKYSPVCRNANPALFKCGKCSEAFTTLINLQQHIRKHEENYYLISTGTQVVKHSSTSNALMKANLKASKKANLRASTKANSKASIKRASTKANLKASTKSNLRASTKANSKASTKVNLKASTKVNSKASANARKGVQKCEKKSPGSGVKEYICQYCSKKFVRKGSLRSHVRIHTGEKPYQCPYCDKTFAVTSNLHSHLIFHTGERSHQCSHCDKAFAHSSTLRSHIRTHTGEKPFVCKYCSKGFAQGSSLQSHLRTHTGEKPYQCKYCSKAFALRSNQSKHLRTHTGEKPYKCPLCNKAFTISTTLQIHLHSHTNKKSYQCEYCGKTFTQSIWLRLHVRTHTKDKRYSCPYCTIAFTDKSDLQTHLLTHGVKRHVCHVCGKRLSGTTSLKSHIRSHTGEKPFHCKVCGKAFSLNNSLKVHLRTHTGEKPFSCPYCIKKFAIKGNLQKHVRIHTGEKPYPCDLCGKAFAEKRYLKRHLEKHVDPKKQSKAKLYRNAGQKFIEKKSLMKLLKNRKKLSRAQLYRNAAKQVK, via the exons ATGCTAGGCAGAGCGCAGAATACCGGTACAAGGAAGAGAACGCGTGAACGCTTTG ATATCAATTCTGTTACTGCTCCTGCAATGAAGAAGTTTAGAAGATGCAAGGAGACAAAACGTGGAGCAATCATCTACAAGGACTGGTCACCTTCTGTAGTTGTCAGAAGACTACCAG CTTCCTCAGTTGAGGGCAGGTGTTGTGGAAAGATTACTGTTGAG GATAAGAGAAAGCCACAAATGAATACAGCACCCAAGAAGAAATGTGTGAACCCTTTAACTTCTGTGACTAGTAAACCGCAGCATACATCTGGACCGTTGTCAAGTGGTAACCAGAAAGACGTGGTCagtgaaataacatcaccagtACAAGGACCAACTGTAGATACTAA CCATAGAAAGTCCACACGATTGGCTAAAATGATTCCTAACTACTACGGTGACCTGGTGATATTGGATGATGACATTGAATTTGATGATGAAGGCATCACTAATGGTGTTAGTAATAAGATTGTCAagggtgatgatgatgatgacgatgatgattATCATGGCAGTAACCATGACGATGATGATATTGACGTCGAAGGTgtcagtgatgatgatgatattgaTGTTGAGACtgttagtgatgatgatgatgttgagACTGTTAGTGATCATGGTAATGTTGATCATAGTCAAGTTGATCATAGTCAAGTTGATGAGCATCATAATGGTATTATTGGCCGTAATAATGATCATGATAATGATGGTGATGACAAGGATGATATTATCT tttgtgAGGATTGCCATGCACCTTATCATGGTGACTGTCCAGTACATGGTCCTCTAATACCATTGGATGAATCCCGGGGGTGGGACCAAGACTCAAAATCCTTTACCAGTGTACCAGTACCACTACAAGTTACAGTGAAGATGTCCTCCATTATGAATGCTGGCAAGGGAGTGTTTGCCAAAGAGTTTATACCCAGAAGGACTAGGATTGGTCCCTACAAGGGAGAAGTGGTACAGAAAGAAGATATAACTGATAAAACTGATACAAGTTACTTCTGGGAA GACAGTCAGACAACTGTTACAGTACTACATTACTTACTG GTTACAAAGAATGGTTCTGAGTCATACTACATTGATGCCAAGAATGAGAAGCATTCTAACTGGTTGAGATTTATCAATTGTGCTAGAAATGAATCTGAGCAGAACTTGCTATCATTTCAATACAAAGGAAACATTTACTGCTACACCATCAAGAGTATCCCACCAGGCACAGAACTATTAGTATGGTATGGTGAGGATTATGTGAAACAACAGAGATTGACTGTGGACCACATGTTTG CTCCCAACTTTACATGTGTTTACTGCCGAAGACAGTTCATTGAAAAATGCAACTTTGTCCTTCACTTGAAGTACAGTCCAGTGTGTCGCAATGCTAATCCAGCACTGTTCAAATGTGGAAAATGTAGTGAGGCATTTACTACACTGATCAACCTTCAACAACACATCAGGAAACACGAAGAAAATTACTACTTAATATCTACTGGTACACAAGTTGTTAAGCACTCTTCAACTTCAAACGCATTAATGAAAGCTAATCTGAAAGCATCAAAGAAAGCTAATTTGAGAGCTTCAACAAAAGCTAATTCGAAGGCATCGATAAAGAGAGCTTCAACAAAAGCCAATTTGAAAGCATCAACAAAATCTAATTTGAGAGCTTCAACAAAAGCTAACTCGAAAGCATCAACAAAAGTTAATTTGAAAGCATCAACAAAAGTGAATTCAAAGGCATCAGCAAATGCTAGGAAAGGTGTGCAGAAATGTGAAAAGAAATCCCCAGGTTCTGGAGTGAAAGAATACATTTGTCAATACTGTAGTAAGAAATTTGTGCGAAAAGGCAGCCTACGATCACATGTAAGGATTCATACTGGGGAGAAGCCATACCAGTGTCCGTATTGTGATAAAACTTTTGCAGTAACCAGTAACTTACACTCTCATTTGATATTTCATACCGGAGAAAGATCCCATCAGTGCTCACATTGTGATAAGGCGTTTGCCCATAGTAGTACTCTGAGGTCACATATAAGAACTCATACTGGAGAGAAGCCTTTTGTATGTAAATATTGTTCAAAGGGATTTGCCCAAGGTAGTTCTTTGCAGTCTCATTTACGAACTCATACCGGAGAAAAGCCTTACCAATGTAAATATTGCAGCAAGGCGTTTGCATTACGTTCAAATCAGTCAAAACATTTAAGGACTCACACTggagagaagccatacaaatgccCTCTGTGTAATAAGGCTTTTACAATAAGCACTACACTTCAAATTCATTTACATTCCCACACCAACAAAAAGAGTTATCAATGTGAATATTGTGGTAAAACTTTTACTCAAAGTATTTGGTTGAGATTACATGTAAGGACTCATACTAAAGATAAGCGTTATTCATGTCCCTACTGTACAATCGCATTTACAGATAAAAGTGATCTACAAACACATTTACTGACTCATGGTGTAAAACGTCATGTCTGCCACGTGTGTGGCAAAAGACTTTCAGGTACTACTAGCTTAAAATCACATATAAGAAGTCATACGGGAGAAAAACCATTCCATTGCAAGGTTTGTGGTAAAGCATTTTCACTGAACAATTCTCTAAAAGTGCATTTAAGAACTCATACTGGAGAGAAACCTTTCTCATGTCCATATTGTATTAAAAAATTTGCAATTAAAGGTAATTTACAGAAACATGTTAGGATTCATACTGGAGAGAAGCCTTATCCATGTGACCTGTGTGGTAAAGCATTTGCAGAGAAAAGATATTTGAAAAGACATTTAGAAAAACATGTTGACCCTAAAAAGCAATCAAAAGCAAAACTGTACAGAAATGCTGGCCAAAAGTTTATAGAGAAAAAATCTTTGATGAAGCTTTTAAAAAATCGTAAAAAGCTATCAAGAGCACAACTGTACAGAAATGCTGCTAAACAAGTCAAGTAG